The genomic interval AGAGAATACCATTCGGATTTGCGGCAAAAAGACCGTTGCCTATGGCGAGCAAGCGAGCGTTCACCGTCGCGAGCGTATCTCTGGTGTTTTTGACCGCACTTTGTCCGTTCCAATTCGAATCGAACCTGATCGTATCATGGCCGAATATCGCGATGGTCTGCTTGCGCTGTTCATACCGAGGGCAGAGGCCGATAAGCCGCGCTCTATTAAGATTAGCTGAGGAGATAATGAAATGTCAGATTCACAGGAACTGCAGGTCCAGCAGAAGCGCGAGGTCGAGAAGAAGACTGAGGGCACCACGTCTGGGCGAGTATTCTTGCCAGTGACAGACATTTTCGAGACTCCTGAGGCGCTGACAGTTGTTCTTGAAATGCCGGGCGTCGATCGTGACAGCATCGAGGCGAGCGTCGATGATGATGTAGTTACTATTGAGGGTCGAATTGACTTCACGAAGTATGAGGGAATGCAGCCGCTTTATACCGAATACAACGTGGGCCACTATGCGCGCAGCTTCCAAATCTCCAACAAGATTGATCAAACTAAGATTAGCGCTTTAATGAAGGATGGGGTGGTCACGATCGTGCTGCCGAAGGCAGAACAGGCTAAACCTCGCAAGGATTACAAGAGTCCTTACGCCTTTCTGGCGAAGGACTTGATTTACGAGCTGGAAGACGACTTGGAGACGAGGGTCGATTGGTTGCCAGGCTCGCATGGATCAGCCGAAGGCGAAGGGGAAATGAACGAACTGGAGCCATCCTCCGGCTGGTGAGATCGGGCTAAACGAAGAAGATAGAATGCTTTTCGAGGACGGCGGGTTTTTGGATCCTGATTGCCGAAACCGTTATAGCGACCTTGGGCTTCCTCGGTCTTGCTTTTAGTCGAATCGGCAACGAGATGCCTGATCGCCTGAGGAAGCGAGAGCCAAACGAACAGTCGGCCTCACCGGATCTGCCTAATCCGTTTCCAACAGAGTCGAACGAAGAAGCAAGGGCACCGTTTGGGCGCGGGCCTAAGGCGAAGAAATAAGAAAATCGCGTGGGCTGATGTGGAGCACACGGAGACGCCTGGATCATATCCGTTTTTGGATGGCATGGTCGATATCGAGAAACGGCATATCGAAATCTGGAAATCGAATCCAACGGCACTCTTTCAGGTAGCTCCCTTTCAGGGCCTCAACGAGACACCACGATACGTTTTGGGCTCTTGGGAGTGACCCTGCCGAAAACCGCCGACTGATGAAGTTGGTACTGAAAGGGGACACGACTTGAACCGCGAATTGCGCCTTGCGCGCCCGCCCAAGTTGCTAAAGGATTGGGCGTCCAGGTTGGGGGGTACGGCGTCATGCGTCTAATATCGACCATCCTCGTTGCTACGCTTCTTCCCAT from Acidobacteriota bacterium carries:
- a CDS encoding heat-shock protein Hsp20, whose protein sequence is MSDSQELQVQQKREVEKKTEGTTSGRVFLPVTDIFETPEALTVVLEMPGVDRDSIEASVDDDVVTIEGRIDFTKYEGMQPLYTEYNVGHYARSFQISNKIDQTKISALMKDGVVTIVLPKAEQAKPRKDYKSPYAFLAKDLIYELEDDLETRVDWLPGSHGSAEGEGEMNELEPSSGW